One Algoriphagus sp. Y33 genomic window, TACATTTGAACAGGACGCAGATGATGTTGCTACACTTCTTAAAAACTTGAAAATTGACAAGGCGAGCTTTTTCGGTTTTAGCAATGGTGGGACAACTACTTTACAAGTCGCTATTCGACATCCCGAATTAGTTGACAAACTGATTTTAGGTTCAGCACTTGCCAAACGAAACGGAGTTCCTGATTGGTTTTGGGGTTTTATGGAAAATGCCAAATTGGAAAATATGCCTGAGCAACTGAAAGAAGGTTACAAAAAAGTTGCGGCAGACACGAATGGTTTGCAAGTAATGCACGACAGGGATGCAAAGAGAATGGTAAATTTCAAAGACATTCCAGACGAACCAATAAAATCCATTAAAGCACCAACATTAATTGTTATTGGCGACAAAGACGTCATTACACCTGAACACGCTATTGAACTTCACAGACAAATTGCAAACTCTGAATTAGCAATAATTCCAGGCGGACACGGAGAATATATTGGAGAAATTACAACGGTAACACCTGACTTTAAAGAAAGCGACCTTGTAATTCCAATGATTGAAAAATTCCTTGACAAAAAAGCTGAAAAATAATGCTGACCGACACGAACGAGAATAAACAACGAACCGCCTAACAGGCACTTGGCAAAAAAAGCAGTTTCAGTTGTTAATTGAACATTCTACCTTGCATCAACTTTTGTGGTATATTGACAGTGAAGTGCTCAGAGATCGCCACTATACCAAAAGTCAAAACGTATCAATTTTAGGGCGACAGTAACGAAATGACAGAAAGACCAAACATATTAGTAGTATGCGGACGAAATAAAAAGCGGAGCAGGACTGCGGAACACATTTTTAAAAATGATGACCGTTTCAATATTCGTTCTGCTGGACTAAGTCCCAAAAGCGATAGGAAAATTTCTGAAAATGATCTGAATTGGGCGGACTTGCTTTTTGTAATGGAAACAGGGCAACGAGCAAAAATTTGGGGACTTTACAGACATTTAGATTTGCCAACTATTGAAGTTCTTAACATTCCAGACGACTATGAATTTATGAACGAAGAACTTGTTGAGATACTATCAGACGGAATTAACGATACGTTAAAAATAGTTTACAAACTTTGACAAAAGAACTTTTAAAGCAAATTCTTATCGATACAGATCCGACTTTTTTGAAGTGGGCTATTAACAAAGTTGCTCGGTGGACAAACCAAACACAGACCAAAAACATTTCCCATATACACGGAACAAGCGACAAAATTTTGCCTTTGAGTTTTGTAAAATGTAATTAGACAATTAAAAACGGTGGATTCTAAACAAGTCTGACGAACTAAACAATATTTTAAGACAGAAACTATGACGGAAGAAAGAAAAACTCCACACAACAACGAGGCCTCCGTTGCGTGCGTAGCACTACCTGTCTCGATTTTTTAGGGAAGCAATACACCGCTTCCTGGAAGCATTCGTGACGGCGAAATTCCTATGGAATTGATCCTGGATTCTGTGGGTCTGAGCTAAACACATCTATCTCACTGCCTTCAGTTTCGCACCCATATCCCGTAGCATATGCAGGATCACTGTTGCGTTCTTTTCCTATTGCAGTTCAATAAATTGCCGTAGTGCGCGGGAGAGCGTTTCAATTTGTCTTCCTTTATCTATCCTTGCATCTGGAAATGGGGTTGGGTTTTCAGAAAAAATCCTACTGATTTTCACATCCACCCGTTTCTACAAATCCATCAGCTTACCGCAAATTTCTGCCCAGTTTTACATGCGTTTGTTGAAATGAAGCAGTATGCAATATCGATTGACTTCCTGTTTGTCCAAAGCCGAAGATCAGTTAGGCGCAGAAGGGACCAACGAAATGTACGTCTTCTATTATCCTGACTCCCATGGAAGCTTAGAATCTGTGGAAACCGGCTTCTTACAGGCAAGCCAAACTTAAACAACAACTGTCTTTATACACCGCCTAGAGACAGTTGTTTAAGAAAGACGTAGTCATAGGTACTTCATATTGTAAGTTAATGAAGAGTGTTAGACGTCGGTTTATATAGGTGTTCCCGTCGCTAAAATCTACCATTAAAATTATTCAGATTTTCGGAGAATTGCCCAAGTATTTCACCATTACGGAATTGATCTTCGAATTGGAATTTGAAATGCGGAAACAGATAGAAGATGAAAAGTAGCCAAGGTACTGGCGCAGGTTCAGATTATAACCTTGTTGACGAATTAGCTTAAGACAACCCTTCAAAAGGCTGTTTTCATATCCACGATCAACTTCAATCTTTTGATAAGAGTGAATGCTTAGAGAATGATTTTTTGCAGACAAGAGGTTTGGAGTAAACCAACCGAGACTGTTACTGTTATAGACAGACGTTTTTGCTATTCTTTTGATTCAGATATTTATCCTAATCGGATGACAGCTCCTTATGAGGGATGAAAACTTGTTCTTAATCAACTGAAATTTTTGGTTGATAAATGTGGACAGTATCGTAATACTGAAGAATCAATAGAGTTCAATGATTAAAAAATAGTCTTGATTCCTTATCAAAAGGATCAACTTTCCTGCTGTGCTTTTTGCAGCGATTATGCCTCCTTCTGTAGTGATGAGCCTTCACCTATCCCCAGATCCAGTTATACCAGTGGGCGGTATAGAAACCGATGCACCATATTCTGCCATGCCGATGGTAGGTGCCTGGCCAAATACAGCCTATTTCATTGCAAGTGTCCCGACGTTGAATAACGGCGCTATCAACCGGCAGCGTAACGGGACTGAAATGGCCGGTGGGCTGTACGCAGTAAGGGTTTGAAATTTGGGGATTAAGTTTTATAATTGCTTTTGTTTAGATTTGATCTAAATAAGTATATGTTTGTGCGCTAACTCAATTTAATAGGATTTGACTTTAATTAACCTACATAGAGATGTCCGTCTGATCAGGCAATTGAACGGAGGAAGTGCGGAAGCATATGAAGTGATTTTCAATCGCTATTGGGATCACATGTACACCATCTGCTACAAAGCTACAGGTGACTGCGAAGAATCTAATAAAAGGACCCAGGGCATATTCAAACCACTCTGGGAACGGTATCAAACATTGGAAGTCACGGGAGCGGGAGCTATGGGGTTGGTATTTCTAAGCTCTCCGTTTAGAAAGTTTTTTGGTCATGCTTTTAGAGCCTCTCCTTATTCATATAATGATGGGCTTTTAAATACGACCATTAGTGGTCAATAGCTAATGCTGGATAAACATCTGATAAAGTGATATGACTTTGATTACAACTTATTAAAAAATACGCTACAATTTTGGGTCTTCTTGACAAAATACATTCGAACAACTCATCTGCTGACTTCCGAACGGAAGCGGGATTTAAGAAGCTATATGAGCGAAATGTGAACAAGCTGTTTACAATCTGCTACAGCCGGATACGAAACCGTGAAGATGCGGAAGAGATCGTCCATGATGTATTTCGATCAGCTTGGGAAAGAAGAGAACTGATCACGAATGAGAATGGGTCTATTGAAAAGTATTTGGTTCGCTCCATCAAATTGAAAACCATCGACTACTACCGTAAGGTTGCACAAGAGACACTGCCGCTCAACTGTGAATTGGAAGACGTTTGTGGCTATGGTAATTGTACCGATGATCAACTCCATTTTGCAGAGCTACAAGACAAAGTATCGATACTCGTGGATCAACTGCCCTGCGCCTGCCGGCAAGTGTATCAGCTCAGCCGTGAAGAAGGGTTTACCAACAGAGAAATAGCTTCCAAATTACTCATTTCCGAGAAAACAGTGGAATCCCACATGACCAAAGCCCTGGCACATCTACGTAAAAACCTAATGCCTTATGCCACGCCGGCGGTACTCCTGATCAGCTTTTTCTAAAAAAAATCATTTTTTTTCTATACTGACTCAGGGTTAGAGTGCCTTAGTACGATTGTATAAATGAACAGACGTACTAAGTTATGAAAATCACCTCGGCCTTATTAAGAAAACATGTTGCTGGTCTATGCACCCGACAGGAAGCCCAAGAGGTAGAAATCTGGATCTCATCACTTGAAGACGATGCAGTGTTGTCACCGGAGGAAATGGGAAATTCTCCTCAAATCATCCGTGAAAGACTCTATGGGTCATTGTTTGGTTCGGGTGAGAATACCCCTATCATGCCACTATATAAGAAGCTGGCTAGATATGCTGCGGCAGCCTTCATTATTTTCGCTACATTCTTTGGGGGCCGCTTTTCAGCTAGTACAGCCAATGCCAATATGATAGTTGATAAATCTCCCAAAGATCACCTTTACATTTCCGGGGGGAATGGCACTAAAGGCAACCTGCCGGGTGAAGTATTCAAGCTACAGTTTGATGGAACGCTGAGGTTGTACAATAGTGCGATGGCACAAAAGAGCGTACAAGTTGGCGACACTCCATTCATACTGGAGCCTCGCCAAACTTATTATTTGCTAGGCACAATGGAAAAACCCAATCTGATAAGCAGCCACACTCTCTACAACGATGATAACGTATTCCCAACCTTGGCAGGCGACTTCTCTATCTTAAGACTGGATAACTAGGTGAAGAAATTACTCATCATCATAATGACGTGCTACACCTGTCTTGCCGGTACGCTGGCCACATTTGAGGCTTTAGCCCAATCCCCTTCATCGTTGATTGGAAAGGTAATGGATTCACAAGGCGAACCTATTCCCGGTATCGCTGTGGTGTTGAAAGAAAGCCGGCAAGGGGCTATTACCGATAGACATGGTCAATTTTCTATTACAGGCATCAAGGCTGCTACTTACACCATTGAGGTTTCAGGCTTAAGGTTCGAAAAGCAAGTATTTACACTCACATTCCAGACAGGCGACAAGCAGACCCGATCCATTACCCTGAAAGAAAACACATCCGAGATGGACGAAGTAATAGTGACTGCCAAATCAGAAGGACGGGTACTCGAACTCTCCGCAAAATCAGTACAGGTCATCGAAACACGGGAAGTTAAGCTCCAATCGGCCGACTTGGGCGAGGTGATGGCCAAATCCGAAGGGGTAAGTGTTCAGCGTGCCGGAGGACTTGGCTCCAATACCCGATTTGCCCTCAATGGTTTATCCAGTGATAAGGTCCGTTTTTTCTACGATGGTATTCCGCTGGATTTCACTCCCTATGCTTTTGGGATTGCCAACGTCCCGGTCAATGCTATCCAGCGGGTAGAAGTGTATAAGGGAGTGGTGCCCATCCAGTTTGGTGCGGACGCGCTGGGAGGAGCGGTAAACCTCGCATCACCTGACGTTTTTGGGGGGTGGGCTGGATCGGCCTCCTATCAAATAGGTTCGTTCAACACCCATCGGGCCACTGCAAGTATCAATTATGCCGATGACAAAACCGGACTTTTCGTAGTGGCGGGAGGATTTTATGACTATACCGACAACAACTATAAGATAGATGTGGCCATCCCCAACGAACAAGGACAACTACAGCAGGAAACTGTAAAAAGGTTTCATGATGGGTACAAGGCTTTTGGTACAAACTTCAGAGTAGGCATTCGGGACAAAAAATGGGCAAATGAGTTGAGTTTGGAAGGCTACTATGGGAACTACAATAAAGAAGTGCAAAACTCCCAGTCCCCCGGTTTAATCGACCTCCCCCAGTTGGGTATCGACAAAGCCGTGGCGGCCAACCCTTTTGGTGAGGTAGTCTTTACCGGCTTTTCTCAAGGTTTAAACCTGCACTACAATACAAACCCGACTGAAAAATGGGAGCTAGACCTGAAAGCGGGCTATAACTACAACGAGTTTGTATCCATCGACACCAGTAGCAACCTGTACAACTGGCATGGAGAAGTGGTACGTGTAAAAAACCAACCGGGAGAGTTTGGACAAGATGAACACCTGATTACCAAAAGTCAAAATTACTTTGTTCGTCAGCAGATGGGCTATAAATTTTCAGAAAAACATGCCCTTCAACTAGCCATAGCACCTACGTACGCTTACCGCACCGGAGACGACTTGTTGACAGAAGGCGAATTTGATCCGGCACTGGATGATGGCTATCTCTTTGACTTGGTGAGTGGTCTGGAGTACAGCGGTGAATTGATGAATGAAAAACTCCAAATCACGACCTTTGCCAAAAACTACCGTCAAAGCATCCGTATTGAATCAGTGGATCCAAGTGTTGAAGGGTTACAGGTATCTGAGCGATCAGTGAACAACTATGGAGCCGGAAGTGGATTTCGTTATGCTTGGGCCTCCCGTTTTGCTACCAAGTTGAGCTACGAATATGCTTATCGCCTACCCAGGCAGAACGAAATTTTTGGAGACGGGCAGCTAACTGGAAAAAACCCGGAGTTGAAACCCGAAAGCAGCCACAATGTAAACCTGCAGTGGAGTTTTGAGAATAAAGCAAGTACCAAAACCGAATGGCAGGTACAAGGCAATTTCTTCCTTCGCAGGGTCAATGACCTTATTTTCCTGGTAACTAATGCAGAAGGGGTTGGTGTTTACGACAACGTATGGAGTGCCAACTCACAAGGAGTAGAACTGGGCGGCAGGGTAAAGGATCTAATCAAAGGACTAACCCTCCATACCAACAGCACCTACCAGTCGTACTTCAATACCTCGGATGAAGGCCCTTTTGCCAGCTTTAAGGGTGACCGTATTCCGAATACACCTTACTTCTTTGCCAATGGCGGGGCGGAATACCTGTTGGAGGACGTTATTAAAAAAAACGACAGGCTTTCCATCTTCTGGAATACACGCTATGTACCTCCTTATTTTATTGGCTGGGAAAGCGCAGGCTTAAAACAATACAAGCCCGAAACCCCTGGCCAGCTAACACATGCTGCGGGTGTTACACAAAAAATAAACATTAAAAAAGCACAAACTGCTTTAACACTAGAGGTACAGAACCTAACGGATGCAAAGGTCTTCGACTTCTACGGAGTGCAACGCCCGGGCAGAGCTTTTTACATCAAATCAACCATTCAATTTTAACAGGAGACAATGACTGACAATACAAGCAATTTTAAATTTTAAAAAATGACTAAAATTAATACAATGGAAATATCGAAAAGATGGGCATGGATAACCATGCTCCTGGTCGGAATGATCTCAATATCCATCACCTCATGTAATGACGATGAAGGTGATACTAATCCCGATGCAGAAGAGGTAGAAAGTGCCTGGGTTATTGGATACCGTGTGGAAACCCCACAAGGTAGAGTTTACTACCTAGAGGCTCATGAGAACCTCCCTTCTGCGACAAATACAAGTGAAGCGGTTGAGTTAGGTTTAAATAGCCGAATATACTCTTATGGTGAAAACCCTTATACATGGAATGGAGATGCCGCTACAATCACCAAATGGGAAGTAAATAAATCTTCTTTTGAGTTATCAGCTATAGGTATTGTGAGTTTTGCCGGTACCGGAGTATCAGGAAATATTG contains:
- a CDS encoding alpha/beta fold hydrolase; this encodes MVPTTSDSLTFQNGYSEVNGLKMYYEIHGQGKPIVLIHGGGSTIQTNFEKIIPLLAKNRQVIAVELQAHGRTNDRNADLTFEQDADDVATLLKNLKIDKASFFGFSNGGTTTLQVAIRHPELVDKLILGSALAKRNGVPDWFWGFMENAKLENMPEQLKEGYKKVAADTNGLQVMHDRDAKRMVNFKDIPDEPIKSIKAPTLIVIGDKDVITPEHAIELHRQIANSELAIIPGGHGEYIGEITTVTPDFKESDLVIPMIEKFLDKKAEK
- a CDS encoding low molecular weight protein tyrosine phosphatase family protein; this translates as MTERPNILVVCGRNKKRSRTAEHIFKNDDRFNIRSAGLSPKSDRKISENDLNWADLLFVMETGQRAKIWGLYRHLDLPTIEVLNIPDDYEFMNEELVEILSDGINDTLKIVYKL
- a CDS encoding RNA polymerase sigma-70 factor; protein product: MGLLDKIHSNNSSADFRTEAGFKKLYERNVNKLFTICYSRIRNREDAEEIVHDVFRSAWERRELITNENGSIEKYLVRSIKLKTIDYYRKVAQETLPLNCELEDVCGYGNCTDDQLHFAELQDKVSILVDQLPCACRQVYQLSREEGFTNREIASKLLISEKTVESHMTKALAHLRKNLMPYATPAVLLISFF
- a CDS encoding TonB-dependent receptor — its product is MKKLLIIIMTCYTCLAGTLATFEALAQSPSSLIGKVMDSQGEPIPGIAVVLKESRQGAITDRHGQFSITGIKAATYTIEVSGLRFEKQVFTLTFQTGDKQTRSITLKENTSEMDEVIVTAKSEGRVLELSAKSVQVIETREVKLQSADLGEVMAKSEGVSVQRAGGLGSNTRFALNGLSSDKVRFFYDGIPLDFTPYAFGIANVPVNAIQRVEVYKGVVPIQFGADALGGAVNLASPDVFGGWAGSASYQIGSFNTHRATASINYADDKTGLFVVAGGFYDYTDNNYKIDVAIPNEQGQLQQETVKRFHDGYKAFGTNFRVGIRDKKWANELSLEGYYGNYNKEVQNSQSPGLIDLPQLGIDKAVAANPFGEVVFTGFSQGLNLHYNTNPTEKWELDLKAGYNYNEFVSIDTSSNLYNWHGEVVRVKNQPGEFGQDEHLITKSQNYFVRQQMGYKFSEKHALQLAIAPTYAYRTGDDLLTEGEFDPALDDGYLFDLVSGLEYSGELMNEKLQITTFAKNYRQSIRIESVDPSVEGLQVSERSVNNYGAGSGFRYAWASRFATKLSYEYAYRLPRQNEIFGDGQLTGKNPELKPESSHNVNLQWSFENKASTKTEWQVQGNFFLRRVNDLIFLVTNAEGVGVYDNVWSANSQGVELGGRVKDLIKGLTLHTNSTYQSYFNTSDEGPFASFKGDRIPNTPYFFANGGAEYLLEDVIKKNDRLSIFWNTRYVPPYFIGWESAGLKQYKPETPGQLTHAAGVTQKINIKKAQTALTLEVQNLTDAKVFDFYGVQRPGRAFYIKSTIQF